One Pseudonocardia abyssalis DNA segment encodes these proteins:
- a CDS encoding flavin reductase family protein gives MSAPPGPVSPAVMREVLGHFVSGIVVITASGPDGPLGFTCQSFSSLSLEPPLVSFAPSRTSTTWPRIREVGAFCVNVLAADHQELSSGFARSGVDKFAGVTWQPGPSGAPVLDGVSAWIDCELRDEFDGGDHTIVVGQVQDLGADAARLPLLFYRGRYAVTSGEGR, from the coding sequence ATGAGTGCGCCACCGGGACCCGTGTCGCCCGCCGTCATGCGGGAGGTGCTCGGGCACTTCGTGTCCGGCATCGTCGTGATCACCGCGTCGGGGCCGGACGGCCCGCTCGGCTTCACGTGTCAGTCGTTCTCGTCGCTGTCGCTGGAGCCGCCGCTGGTGAGCTTCGCCCCGTCGCGCACGTCCACGACCTGGCCACGGATCCGCGAGGTCGGCGCGTTCTGCGTCAACGTGCTGGCCGCCGACCACCAGGAGCTGTCCTCGGGCTTCGCGCGGTCCGGCGTCGACAAGTTCGCGGGGGTGACCTGGCAGCCGGGCCCGTCCGGAGCCCCGGTGCTCGACGGCGTCAGCGCCTGGATCGACTGCGAGCTCCGCGACGAGTTCGACGGCGGCGACCACACGATCGTCGTCGGGCAGGTGCAGGACCTCGGGGCCGACGCGGCCCGGTTGCCGTTGCTGTTCTACCGCGGGCGCTATGCGGTCACGTCGGGGGAGGGTCGATGA
- a CDS encoding DUF7782 domain-containing protein, whose translation MEPALSPASADALRTALTRHRYTTDAVRDLLGPGAHAALGRGEVEPAFRAAHDGGELGVLVRLLLLGAVEPDAAVAAALAPLSAAAAAAAGLLRAVDGGWAAALDLRPYGVDDPDDPAEWWVLSDLDARRQERDHVTGVGGASLTLASATDRRPVGTLLDLGTGCGVQALHATRHARSVTATDVAPRALALAAATFALNGLDVELLDGPWLAPVAGRRFDRIVSNPPFVPGPARVDYVYRDSGRAGDDALAALVADLPAHLADGGVAQLLGSWLHVRGEDWPDRVRSWLPEGVDAWIVQREVADPALHVGTWQRDAGLDLTSPDARAQAGAWLDWMDAAAVEAIGFGYLVLRRTSGTPEVVVEDLLTEVSDPLGPEVAGWLDRVDWLRAHAADADLLRARLAVAPQVVLETFSTPADEGWADAGSAVARLDGPRWRHEVDGPAAALLAGCRGALPLDELLELLSFAHDRPVDELVAATLPAVRELVRHGLLVPA comes from the coding sequence GTGGAACCCGCACTCTCCCCCGCATCCGCCGACGCCCTGCGCACCGCGTTGACCCGACACCGCTACACCACCGACGCCGTGCGAGACCTGCTCGGTCCTGGCGCCCACGCCGCGCTCGGCCGGGGCGAGGTCGAGCCCGCGTTCCGGGCCGCGCACGACGGCGGCGAGCTGGGCGTGCTGGTCAGGCTGCTGTTGCTCGGGGCGGTGGAGCCGGACGCCGCCGTGGCCGCCGCGCTCGCACCGCTCTCCGCCGCTGCCGCCGCCGCCGCGGGCCTGCTGCGGGCCGTCGACGGCGGGTGGGCGGCCGCGCTGGACCTGCGGCCGTACGGCGTCGACGACCCGGACGATCCCGCGGAGTGGTGGGTGCTGTCCGACCTCGACGCGCGTCGCCAGGAGCGCGACCACGTCACCGGCGTCGGCGGGGCGTCGCTGACGCTGGCCTCGGCCACCGACCGCCGCCCGGTCGGCACGCTGCTCGACCTCGGCACCGGCTGCGGGGTGCAGGCCCTGCACGCCACCCGGCACGCCCGCTCGGTCACGGCCACCGATGTGGCCCCGCGTGCACTGGCGCTGGCCGCGGCCACGTTCGCGCTCAACGGACTCGACGTCGAGCTGCTCGACGGCCCGTGGCTCGCACCCGTCGCCGGGCGCCGCTTCGACCGGATCGTGTCGAACCCGCCGTTCGTGCCGGGGCCCGCGCGCGTCGACTACGTCTACCGCGACTCCGGCCGGGCCGGCGACGACGCCCTCGCCGCGCTGGTGGCCGACCTGCCAGCCCACCTGGCCGACGGCGGGGTGGCGCAGCTGCTGGGGTCGTGGCTCCATGTCCGGGGCGAGGACTGGCCCGACCGCGTGCGCTCCTGGCTCCCCGAGGGCGTCGACGCCTGGATCGTGCAGCGTGAGGTGGCCGACCCGGCGCTGCACGTCGGGACCTGGCAGCGCGACGCCGGGCTCGACCTCACCTCGCCCGACGCCCGAGCGCAGGCCGGGGCCTGGCTGGACTGGATGGACGCCGCGGCGGTCGAGGCGATCGGGTTCGGGTACCTGGTGCTGCGCCGGACGTCCGGGACGCCGGAGGTGGTCGTGGAGGACCTGCTCACCGAGGTGTCCGACCCGCTCGGGCCCGAGGTGGCCGGCTGGCTCGACCGCGTCGACTGGCTGCGCGCCCACGCCGCCGACGCCGACCTCCTCCGCGCCCGGCTCGCCGTCGCGCCGCAGGTCGTGCTGGAGACGTTCTCGACGCCCGCTGACGAGGGCTGGGCCGACGCCGGGTCGGCCGTCGCGCGGCTGGACGGGCCGCGCTGGCGCCACGAGGTCGACGGCCCCGCCGCCGCCCTGCTGGCCGGGTGCCGGGGTGCGCTGCCGCTCGACGAGCTGCTGGAACTGCTGTCCTTCGCCCACGACCGCCCCGTCGACGAGCTGGTGGCCGCGACCCTGCCCGCGGTGCGGGAGCTGGTGCGGCACGGGCTGCTGGTCCCCGCGTGA
- a CDS encoding energy-coupling factor ABC transporter permease produces the protein MHIAEGYLPPLHAAAWTVVAAPFVVHGARAVVRQVREDPDTKLLLGAAGAFTFVLSALKIPSVTGSSSHPTGTGLGAILFRPPVMALLGTVVLLFQALLIAHGGITTLGANAFSMAIVGPWVAYGVYRLVGRLGGGLSVGVFLAASLADLATYSTTSVQLALAYPDATSGVLGSIVKFGTIFSITQIPLAVCEGLLTVLIVRLLIKVSPEELRRLGVLRTPAPAQQEV, from the coding sequence ATGCACATCGCCGAGGGGTACCTCCCGCCGCTGCACGCCGCGGCCTGGACGGTGGTCGCCGCGCCGTTCGTCGTCCACGGAGCCCGCGCCGTCGTCCGGCAGGTCCGCGAGGACCCCGACACGAAGCTCCTCCTCGGCGCGGCGGGGGCGTTCACGTTCGTCCTGTCGGCGCTGAAGATCCCGTCGGTCACGGGGTCGAGCTCGCACCCCACCGGCACGGGGCTGGGGGCGATCCTCTTCAGGCCCCCGGTGATGGCCCTGCTCGGCACGGTCGTGCTGCTCTTCCAGGCCCTGTTGATCGCCCACGGCGGCATCACGACGCTCGGGGCCAACGCGTTCTCGATGGCGATCGTCGGCCCGTGGGTCGCGTACGGGGTGTACCGGCTGGTCGGGCGGCTCGGCGGCGGCCTGTCGGTCGGGGTCTTCCTCGCCGCGTCGCTCGCCGACCTCGCCACCTACTCCACGACGTCGGTGCAGCTCGCGCTGGCCTACCCCGACGCCACCTCCGGCGTGCTCGGCTCGATCGTCAAGTTCGGCACGATCTTCTCGATCACCCAGATCCCGCTCGCGGTCTGCGAGGGCCTGCTCACGGTGCTGATCGTGCGGTTGCTGATCAAGGTCAGTCCCGAGGAGCTGCGTCGCCTCGGCGTGCTGCGCACCCCCGCCCCCGCCCAGCAGGAGGTCTGA
- a CDS encoding NAD(P)H-dependent oxidoreductase produces the protein MKVVGVAGGPDAGGRTSTAIAAVLTGAASAGALTDLIELGGAELADVVAAIDAADAVVFGSPVYRATYSALLKTLLEGTERGRWGERTQPLQGKVAATVITGASGHHFLATNDLRNVLAGFFAVQVLSPGLYFDHGAYVDRGTLTDDSAALAAGHGAALVDLATAVRGSAALSALVPQV, from the coding sequence ATGAAGGTCGTGGGTGTCGCCGGTGGCCCGGATGCCGGCGGGCGCACGAGCACCGCGATCGCCGCCGTGCTGACGGGTGCCGCGTCGGCCGGCGCGCTGACCGACCTGATCGAGCTCGGGGGAGCGGAGCTGGCCGATGTGGTGGCCGCGATCGACGCCGCCGACGCCGTCGTGTTCGGCAGCCCGGTCTACCGCGCCACCTACTCCGCCCTGCTCAAGACGCTGCTGGAGGGCACGGAGCGCGGCAGGTGGGGGGAACGGACACAGCCGTTGCAGGGCAAGGTGGCGGCCACCGTGATCACCGGCGCGAGCGGGCACCACTTCCTCGCCACCAACGACCTGCGCAACGTCCTGGCCGGCTTCTTCGCGGTGCAGGTGCTCAGCCCCGGGCTCTACTTCGACCACGGCGCGTACGTCGACCGCGGAACCCTCACCGACGACAGTGCCGCACTCGCGGCGGGCCACGGTGCGGCACTGGTCGATCTCGCCACCGCGGTACGCGGCTCGGCGGCTCTCTCGGCGCTGGTCCCACAGGTCTGA
- a CDS encoding PHA/PHB synthase family protein, with amino-acid sequence MTPSSDPTTTLQKTAAGVVNGVKDLLDPGALAARIDPVAFGGALGEVAKGLLSRPLPVARRTAGLAAGTGRATIAALARSVGGHGAGPAALPEKDRRYADPAWEGNAYYYLLRQQHALFAEYLEAVASGVELSPVSRRKIDFLVRQTVDATSPVNWPWSNPTMVKKAFETGGQSLFRGTRNLLRDTVGSGGMPRQTTPGEFEVGKDLAATPGVVVHRNRLMELIQYKPQTEQVHEIPLLLSPPWINKYYIMDLAPQKSLVEWAVQHGHTVFVISYRNPDESMRDVVMADYMQDGPLAALDVIGDITGAEKVNVAALCLGGTLAAATAAWLAARGDQRINSITLMNTLLDFSEPGQLGVFTDEKTVDRLERTMRRTGYLPASSMKSTFDLLRATDLVWNYVINDWLLGEEPAAFDMLAWNADSTRMPAAMQTEYLRNLYLDNQLVEGKLELAGERLDLGAVTQDAYVVSAEADHIAPWRSVYKGLRHLGGTVRFVLSNSGHIAGVVNPPSPKSKHWFGEGADLPASADDWRDDAGEHRKSWWEDWSPWIGERAGEMTDPPRLGSDDHPVLMAAPGSYVLGT; translated from the coding sequence GTGACCCCCTCGAGCGACCCGACCACCACCCTGCAGAAGACCGCGGCGGGAGTGGTGAACGGCGTCAAGGACCTCCTGGATCCCGGGGCGCTGGCCGCCCGGATCGATCCCGTGGCCTTCGGCGGGGCGCTCGGCGAGGTGGCCAAGGGACTGCTGTCGCGCCCGCTGCCGGTGGCCCGCCGCACGGCCGGGCTCGCCGCGGGGACCGGCCGCGCGACAATCGCCGCCCTCGCGCGCAGCGTCGGCGGCCACGGGGCCGGTCCGGCCGCGCTGCCGGAGAAGGACCGTCGCTACGCCGACCCCGCGTGGGAGGGCAACGCGTACTACTACCTCCTGCGCCAGCAGCACGCGCTGTTCGCGGAGTACCTCGAGGCCGTCGCGAGCGGGGTCGAGCTGAGCCCGGTGTCCCGCCGCAAGATCGATTTCCTGGTGCGCCAGACCGTCGACGCCACCTCGCCCGTCAACTGGCCGTGGTCGAACCCGACGATGGTGAAGAAGGCGTTCGAGACCGGTGGGCAGAGCCTGTTCCGCGGCACCCGCAACCTGCTGCGCGACACCGTCGGCTCGGGCGGGATGCCGCGGCAGACCACGCCGGGTGAGTTCGAGGTGGGCAAGGACCTGGCCGCCACGCCGGGCGTCGTCGTGCACCGCAACCGGCTGATGGAGCTCATCCAGTACAAGCCGCAGACCGAGCAGGTGCACGAGATCCCGCTGCTGCTCTCGCCGCCGTGGATCAACAAGTACTACATCATGGATCTCGCGCCGCAGAAGAGCCTCGTCGAGTGGGCGGTGCAGCACGGGCACACGGTGTTCGTGATCTCCTACCGCAACCCCGACGAGAGCATGCGTGACGTCGTGATGGCCGACTACATGCAGGACGGCCCACTCGCCGCGCTCGACGTCATCGGGGACATCACCGGGGCCGAGAAGGTCAACGTCGCGGCACTGTGCCTGGGCGGCACCCTCGCCGCGGCCACCGCGGCGTGGCTCGCCGCGCGGGGTGACCAGCGGATCAACTCGATCACGCTGATGAACACGCTGCTCGACTTCAGCGAGCCCGGCCAGCTCGGCGTCTTCACCGACGAGAAGACGGTCGACCGCCTCGAGCGCACCATGCGCCGCACCGGCTACCTGCCCGCGAGCAGCATGAAGTCGACGTTCGACCTGCTGCGCGCCACCGATCTGGTGTGGAACTACGTGATCAACGACTGGCTGCTCGGCGAGGAGCCCGCCGCGTTCGACATGCTCGCCTGGAACGCCGACTCCACGCGCATGCCGGCCGCGATGCAGACCGAGTACCTGCGCAACCTCTACCTCGACAACCAGCTCGTCGAGGGCAAGCTGGAGCTCGCGGGGGAGCGCCTCGACCTCGGCGCGGTCACCCAGGACGCGTACGTCGTCAGTGCGGAGGCCGACCACATCGCGCCGTGGCGCTCGGTCTACAAGGGACTGCGGCACCTCGGCGGCACGGTCCGGTTCGTCCTGTCGAACTCCGGGCACATCGCCGGCGTCGTCAACCCGCCGTCGCCGAAGTCGAAGCACTGGTTCGGCGAGGGCGCCGACCTTCCCGCGAGCGCCGACGACTGGCGCGACGACGCGGGCGAGCACCGCAAGAGCTGGTGGGAGGACTGGTCGCCGTGGATCGGTGAGCGGGCGGGCGAGATGACCGACCCGCCGCGCCTGGGCAGCGACGACCACCCGGTCCTGATGGCCGCGCCGGGGAGCTACGTGCTGGGCACCTGA
- a CDS encoding head GIN domain-containing protein yields the protein MRRRLSVLVAVLAATLTACGTAATPAISPADGPGGGDGGTGESRDVSGFTGVELTTIGNLVIDRTGTESLTIEAEPDVLPLLTSEVSGGVLRLGVTPGSEIATREPIVYRLTVAALDSLSVSGAGDATATNLETDRLTVDVDGAGDVTLAGTADAQVVRLGGAGDYDAEDLRSATVEITVGGAGDAVVNASDRLDATVGGAGSVEYVGNPQVTQDVSGVGSVEPR from the coding sequence ATGCGACGACGCCTCTCCGTGCTCGTGGCGGTACTCGCCGCCACTCTCACCGCCTGCGGCACCGCGGCGACCCCGGCGATCTCCCCCGCCGACGGCCCGGGCGGCGGCGACGGCGGCACCGGCGAGTCCCGGGACGTCAGCGGGTTCACCGGGGTGGAGCTGACGACGATCGGCAATCTGGTGATCGACCGGACGGGCACCGAGTCGTTGACGATCGAGGCCGAGCCCGACGTCCTCCCACTACTCACCAGCGAGGTGTCGGGCGGCGTCCTGCGCCTCGGGGTGACGCCGGGCAGCGAGATCGCCACCCGGGAGCCGATCGTCTACCGGCTCACCGTCGCCGCGCTGGACTCGCTGTCCGTCTCCGGGGCGGGCGACGCCACCGCGACGAACCTCGAGACCGACCGCCTCACCGTCGACGTCGACGGGGCAGGCGACGTGACGCTGGCCGGCACCGCCGACGCCCAGGTCGTCAGGCTCGGCGGCGCGGGCGACTACGACGCCGAGGACCTGCGGAGCGCCACGGTCGAGATCACCGTCGGCGGGGCGGGCGACGCCGTCGTGAACGCGAGCGACCGGCTCGACGCGACCGTCGGCGGTGCCGGGTCCGTCGAGTACGTCGGGAACCCGCAGGTCACGCAGGACGTCAGCGGCGTCGGGTCGGTCGAGCCGCGCTGA
- a CDS encoding anti-sigma factor codes for MWHPEPDQLSLAALTSTPRDARVDRHLETCPPCHAHVDLLRRSIDLAVSGRAGPDDEPPPGRVWTAITGELGPRRRRWVAPVAAAVAALLVGLGAGWLLGGASPAEQPLGTLAAVGGSGATGSVALSGRGGVREIVIRVEGVIAPPDTDYLEAWLVDDAGTGMLSLGALARDGGGYEGMFTVPADLPMARFPTLEVSAERFDGVPAHSGDGLLRGAVG; via the coding sequence ATGTGGCATCCCGAGCCCGACCAGCTCTCCCTCGCCGCTCTGACCTCGACCCCCCGCGACGCGCGCGTCGACCGGCACCTCGAGACGTGTCCTCCGTGCCACGCGCACGTCGACCTGCTGCGACGCAGCATCGATCTCGCGGTCTCCGGCCGGGCGGGGCCCGACGACGAGCCGCCGCCCGGTCGGGTCTGGACCGCGATCACCGGGGAGCTGGGCCCGCGCAGGCGGCGGTGGGTGGCTCCCGTCGCGGCCGCGGTCGCGGCGCTGCTGGTCGGGCTGGGCGCGGGGTGGTTGCTGGGCGGCGCGTCCCCCGCCGAGCAGCCGCTCGGCACGCTCGCGGCCGTCGGCGGGTCGGGCGCGACGGGATCCGTCGCGCTGTCCGGGCGCGGCGGGGTCCGCGAGATCGTCATCCGCGTCGAGGGCGTCATCGCGCCGCCGGACACCGACTACCTCGAGGCCTGGCTGGTCGACGACGCCGGCACCGGGATGCTCTCCCTCGGGGCGCTGGCCCGCGACGGGGGCGGGTACGAGGGCATGTTCACGGTGCCCGCCGACCTGCCGATGGCCCGGTTCCCGACGCTCGAGGTGTCCGCGGAGCGGTTCGACGGGGTGCCCGCGCATTCCGGCGACGGCCTGCTGCGGGGTGCCGTCGGCTGA
- a CDS encoding DUF3141 domain-containing protein, protein MTAPTTGVGGALRHLAAYNAAAATRTTVELTRSAGHLWLDAVTRPRSPLKNAARGALWWSTMLDRREPRWHRANTIALTTPFAYLRDFTAPTDVDHDVVPTLVLPPQAGHSSHVIDFSPRQSQLAVLAASGLTKLYALEWRPATTATRDVTITDYLDLIDRSIRRMGGRANLVGDCQGGWLAAIYAALYPERVHTLTLAGAPIDFHAGESVIASSTRAMTGALGLAPYKALVKVGGGNMPGRAVLANFIAIQPQSEVSRQLQLLENIDDEAHVERYRVFEDWFKHTQDIPGAFYLWLVEHLFHGNELISGDLVIDGRRADLANITCPLFLLAGSADHITPPAQLFAAADAVGTPEAQITRRTAQGGHLGLFMGRDALRDDWRPLMEAVYELSASGAHPERAGAVADPGDTPRIPAP, encoded by the coding sequence ATGACCGCACCCACGACCGGAGTCGGTGGCGCCCTGCGCCACCTCGCGGCCTACAACGCCGCCGCAGCGACCCGCACGACCGTCGAACTGACGCGCTCCGCGGGCCACCTCTGGCTCGACGCCGTGACCCGGCCCCGTAGCCCGCTGAAGAACGCCGCCCGCGGCGCGCTCTGGTGGAGCACCATGCTCGACCGGCGCGAGCCGCGCTGGCACCGCGCCAACACGATCGCCCTGACGACGCCGTTCGCGTACCTGCGCGACTTCACCGCACCCACCGACGTCGACCACGACGTGGTGCCGACGCTGGTACTGCCGCCGCAGGCCGGGCACTCCAGCCACGTCATCGACTTCTCGCCGCGGCAGAGCCAGCTCGCCGTGCTCGCCGCGTCGGGGTTGACGAAGCTCTACGCGCTGGAGTGGCGCCCGGCCACCACCGCGACGCGCGACGTCACGATCACCGACTACCTCGACCTGATCGACCGCTCGATCCGCCGGATGGGCGGGCGCGCCAACCTCGTCGGCGACTGCCAGGGCGGCTGGCTGGCCGCGATCTACGCGGCGCTGTACCCCGAGCGCGTGCACACCCTCACCCTCGCCGGCGCCCCGATCGACTTCCACGCGGGCGAGTCCGTCATCGCCTCCTCCACCCGTGCCATGACGGGCGCACTCGGCCTCGCGCCGTACAAGGCGCTGGTCAAGGTGGGCGGCGGCAACATGCCCGGCCGCGCCGTGTTGGCCAACTTCATCGCGATCCAGCCGCAGTCGGAGGTGTCGCGGCAGCTCCAGCTGCTGGAGAACATCGACGACGAGGCGCACGTCGAGCGCTACCGGGTGTTCGAGGACTGGTTCAAGCACACCCAGGACATCCCCGGTGCGTTCTACCTGTGGCTCGTGGAGCACCTGTTCCACGGCAACGAGCTGATCAGCGGCGACCTCGTGATCGACGGCCGCCGCGCCGACCTCGCGAACATCACCTGCCCGCTGTTCCTGCTCGCCGGCTCGGCCGACCACATCACCCCGCCCGCGCAGCTGTTCGCCGCGGCCGACGCGGTGGGCACGCCGGAGGCGCAGATCACCCGGCGCACCGCGCAGGGCGGGCACCTCGGCCTGTTCATGGGCCGCGACGCGCTGCGCGACGACTGGCGCCCCCTGATGGAGGCCGTGTACGAGCTCTCGGCGTCCGGAGCGCACCCCGAACGCGCGGGGGCGGTCGCCGATCCCGGTGACACGCCCCGCATCCCGGCGCCCTGA
- a CDS encoding sigma-70 family RNA polymerase sigma factor, with the protein MTAEDLDAQSPAADLVRVYLNGIGKTALLTAAQEVDLARRIEAGVFAQHVIDSAVAEGTELEKQYAADLRWVVRDGRRARNHLLEANLRLVVSLAKRYTGRGMPLLDLIQEGNLGLIRAVEKFDYAKGFKFSTYATWWIRQAITRGMADQARTIRLPVHLVEQVNKLARIKRDLHQKLGRDATHEELAEESGIPEGKIADLLDHARDPVSLDMPVGSEEEAPLGDFIEDGEATDAETTVISHLLHDDLRRVLSTLEDREQHVIRMRFGLDDGQPRTLDQIGKRFGLSRERVRQIEREVMGKLRIGERADRLRAYAS; encoded by the coding sequence ATGACCGCGGAGGACCTCGACGCCCAGAGTCCCGCGGCCGACCTCGTCCGCGTCTACCTCAACGGCATCGGCAAGACCGCGCTGCTCACGGCGGCACAGGAGGTCGACCTGGCCCGGCGCATCGAGGCCGGCGTCTTCGCCCAGCACGTCATCGACAGCGCGGTCGCCGAGGGCACCGAGCTGGAGAAGCAGTACGCGGCCGACCTGCGCTGGGTCGTGCGCGACGGCCGCCGCGCCCGCAACCACCTGCTGGAGGCCAACCTCCGGCTCGTCGTCTCGCTGGCCAAGCGCTACACCGGCCGCGGGATGCCGCTGCTCGACCTCATCCAGGAGGGGAATCTGGGTCTGATCCGCGCGGTCGAGAAGTTCGACTACGCCAAGGGGTTCAAGTTCTCCACCTACGCCACCTGGTGGATCCGGCAGGCGATCACGCGCGGCATGGCCGACCAGGCCCGCACGATCCGGCTGCCCGTGCACCTCGTCGAGCAGGTCAACAAGCTCGCACGGATCAAGCGCGACCTGCACCAGAAGCTGGGCCGCGACGCCACCCACGAGGAGCTGGCCGAGGAGTCGGGCATCCCCGAGGGCAAGATCGCCGACCTGCTCGACCACGCACGCGACCCGGTGAGCCTCGACATGCCGGTGGGGTCCGAGGAGGAGGCGCCGCTGGGCGACTTCATCGAGGACGGCGAGGCCACCGACGCCGAGACCACGGTGATCTCGCACCTGTTGCACGACGACCTGCGACGCGTGCTCTCCACCCTGGAGGACCGCGAGCAGCACGTCATCCGCATGCGCTTCGGCCTCGACGACGGGCAGCCGCGCACGCTCGACCAGATCGGCAAGCGCTTCGGGCTCTCCCGCGAGCGGGTCCGCCAGATCGAGCGCGAGGTGATGGGCAAGCTGCGGATCGGCGAGCGCGCCGACCGGCTGCGGGCCTACGCCAGCTGA
- a CDS encoding ArsR/SmtB family transcription factor: MHKVPEKRREVRVIDPDQVCDATAVLADIEQVQQAAAVLDALGDVNRLSILLALHHAGDLCVSDLAFAVGMSDSAVSHALRLLRAHGMVLAHREGRLVRYRVTGALTERLLDVVSDGVVGEVALHAHGDPAVG; the protein is encoded by the coding sequence GTGCACAAGGTCCCCGAGAAGCGCCGGGAGGTCCGGGTCATCGACCCCGACCAGGTCTGCGACGCCACCGCGGTGCTCGCCGACATCGAGCAGGTCCAGCAGGCCGCGGCCGTCCTCGACGCGCTCGGCGACGTCAACCGCCTCTCCATCCTGCTCGCCCTGCACCACGCGGGGGACCTGTGCGTCTCCGACCTGGCGTTCGCCGTGGGGATGAGCGACAGCGCGGTCTCGCACGCCCTGCGGCTGCTCCGCGCGCACGGCATGGTGCTCGCCCACCGCGAGGGCAGGCTGGTCCGCTACCGGGTCACGGGTGCCCTGACCGAGCGGCTGCTCGACGTGGTGTCCGACGGGGTGGTCGGCGAGGTGGCCCTGCACGCGCACGGAGATCCGGCGGTCGGCTGA
- a CDS encoding helix-turn-helix domain-containing protein, giving the protein MSAAEQPDDPPGSWSINALGGFIRAQRQLAKLSLREMAAMTSVSNAYLSQIERGLHQPSLKVLHSIADALHLSTEQLLTQAGWRDARPAPDPETTEDVITRDPRLSPAQRAALLSVYRSFVDDPS; this is encoded by the coding sequence ATGAGTGCGGCAGAGCAGCCCGATGACCCGCCCGGCTCGTGGTCGATCAACGCGCTGGGCGGGTTCATCCGTGCGCAGCGGCAGCTGGCGAAGCTGTCGCTGCGCGAGATGGCGGCGATGACGAGCGTGTCCAACGCCTACCTGAGCCAGATCGAGCGCGGGCTGCACCAGCCCTCGCTCAAGGTGCTGCACTCCATCGCCGACGCCCTGCACCTGTCCACCGAGCAGCTGCTCACCCAGGCCGGCTGGCGCGACGCGCGCCCCGCTCCCGACCCGGAGACCACGGAGGACGTGATCACACGCGACCCGCGGCTGAGCCCCGCGCAGCGCGCCGCGCTGCTGTCGGTCTACCGGAGCTTCGTCGACGACCCGTCGTGA
- a CDS encoding HhH-GPD-type base excision DNA repair protein, translated as MPLQLSQDADSDALLDRDPLALLIGMLLDQQIPMEHAFWAPAELARRLGRERLDAREIASHDPDALIAIFATPRALHRYPKAMAGRVQALCAALVETYDGDVTVVWDGVPDGAELLSRLLALPGFGKQKAQIFTALLGKQRGITPQGWREAAGSYGDEGAHRSVADVVDPESLLKVREFKQAAKAAAKAAKG; from the coding sequence GTGCCGCTGCAGCTGAGCCAGGACGCCGACTCCGACGCGCTGCTCGACCGCGACCCGCTCGCCCTCCTGATCGGGATGCTGCTCGACCAGCAGATCCCGATGGAGCACGCGTTCTGGGCGCCCGCCGAGCTCGCCCGCCGCCTGGGCCGCGAACGCCTCGACGCGCGGGAGATCGCCTCCCACGACCCCGACGCGCTGATCGCGATCTTCGCGACGCCCCGCGCACTGCACCGCTACCCGAAGGCGATGGCCGGGCGGGTGCAGGCGCTGTGTGCGGCGCTCGTCGAGACCTACGACGGCGACGTCACCGTGGTCTGGGACGGCGTGCCCGACGGCGCGGAGCTCCTCTCCCGGCTGCTCGCCCTGCCGGGGTTCGGGAAGCAGAAGGCGCAGATCTTCACCGCGCTGCTGGGCAAGCAGCGGGGGATCACGCCGCAGGGCTGGCGGGAGGCCGCGGGGTCCTACGGTGACGAGGGGGCGCACCGGTCGGTCGCCGACGTCGTCGATCCGGAGTCGCTGCTCAAGGTCCGCGAGTTCAAGCAGGCGGCCAAGGCCGCGGCCAAAGCCGCGAAGGGGTAG
- the dtd gene encoding D-aminoacyl-tRNA deacylase, with product MRAVTARVTRASVTVDGAVVGSIGPGLLVLLGVHRDDTPDAVPVMARKLAELRILAGERSCAEVGAPMLVVSQFTLHGDTRKGRRPSWSAAAAPSVAAPLVDAVVAALRERGTTVQTGVFGADMAVESVNDGPFTLIIDT from the coding sequence GTGAGGGCGGTCACCGCCCGGGTGACCCGGGCGTCGGTGACGGTCGACGGGGCGGTGGTCGGGAGCATCGGCCCCGGCCTGCTGGTCCTGCTCGGGGTGCACCGCGACGACACCCCCGACGCGGTGCCGGTGATGGCCCGCAAGCTCGCCGAGCTGCGGATACTCGCCGGGGAGCGGTCCTGCGCCGAGGTCGGGGCCCCGATGCTGGTGGTCAGCCAGTTCACCCTCCACGGCGACACCCGCAAGGGCCGCCGCCCGTCCTGGTCGGCGGCCGCAGCGCCGTCGGTCGCGGCGCCGCTGGTGGACGCGGTGGTGGCGGCGCTGCGGGAGCGGGGGACGACGGTGCAGACGGGGGTCTTCGGGGCCGACATGGCGGTGGAGTCGGTGAACGACGGCCCGTTCACCCTGATCATCGACACCTGA